A genomic segment from Dermacentor silvarum isolate Dsil-2018 chromosome 11, BIME_Dsil_1.4, whole genome shotgun sequence encodes:
- the LOC119432975 gene encoding 60S ribosomal protein L12, with amino-acid sequence MPPKFDPTEIKTVCLRAVGGEVGATSALAPKIGPLGLSPKKVGDDIAKATQDWKGLKITVKLIIQNRQATIEVVPSAASLIIKALKEPPRDRKKVKNVKHSGNLTFDEILTIARTMRPRSMARSLSGTVKEILGTCQSVGCTIDGCHPHDLIDKVNSGDVEVPEE; translated from the exons ATGCCTCCCAAGTTCGATCCGACAGAGATTAAAACGG TGTGCCTACGAGCCGTTGGCGGTGAAGTGGGTGCCACATCTGCCTTGGCCCCCAAGATTGGTCCCCTTGGTCTG TCCCCGAAGAAGGTCGGTGACGACATTGCCAAGGCGACGCAGGACTGGAAAGGCCTGAAGATTACCGTCAAGCTCATCATCCAGAACAGGCAGGCCACCATCGAAGTCGTGCCCAGTGCTGCCTCGCTCATCATCAAGGCGCTCAAAGAACCACCACGCGACCGCAAGAAGGTCAAGAACG TGAAGCACAGCGGCAACTTGACCTTCGATGAGATCCTCACGATTGCACGGACAATGCGGCCCCGTTCCATGGCGCGGAGCCTGTCCGGCACAGTCAAGGAGATCCTAGGCACGTGCCAATCTGTTGGCTGCACCATCGATGGCTGCCACCCACATGACCTCATCGACAAGGTGAACAGCGGCGATGTCGAGGTGCCTGAG GAATAA